The following are encoded in a window of Labrus bergylta chromosome 16, fLabBer1.1, whole genome shotgun sequence genomic DNA:
- the LOC109997193 gene encoding NACHT, LRR and PYD domains-containing protein 3 produces MASHVELLFGVLQDLGNDELKQLQWFLRQPGIVDGFPAIPKSELQEADRQDTVDLMMQTYGLPAALHITAEVLKKISRNDLVEHLSKSASEPNNVVADVRKTSENTGTSEQLTVHLLPQTSATQAKDLLVQRPKPPRHITFYQRMLQSNLQNKFMCTREGLEKQWDKKLVNEIYTELYIIDWNDVDVNRQHEVRHIEMTSRKPGGAERAIQHNDIFQHHSGENIPVRTVLTNGIAGIGKTFLVSKFILDWAEGRANQNVHLIFPFTFRQLNLLSGRRFRLAELVHTCIRESRDITEEALNDIFTNLQASGNTNYGKSTFKLLFVLDGLDESRLQLDFSEQVERAVDEPLLVNELLANLIKGKFLPSARLWITTRPAAANQIPPDSVDIMTEVRGFTDTQKEEYFRKRFSDEEQATRIISHIKTSRSLHIMCHIPVFCWITATVFKKMFGEDESREIPQTLTEMYIKFLMFQIKQTEQKYDKGRNFKVIHSLAKLAFHELQRGHLIFYESDLRSSGICSNEASVYSGVFTQIFKEEDRLNEDKMFCFVHLSIHEFLAAVFVVLSVINNKKDVMAQPQTPLQTLQMVFRKSTITKVCMKAVDKALQSPNGHLDLFLRFLLGLSLQSNQDLLQGLLKEGERSADTQKKLVAYIKEKIRENSSPERCINLFHCLSELKDSSLVEEVRHYLRTDSLSTALLSPAQWSALVYLLLSSDEDLDVFDLKKYSRSEEVLLRMLPLVKASTTALLDQCKFSQRSCEALASVLRSSGSLKNLDLSYNNLQDGGVVFLCAGLKSPHCKLENLKLAYCVLEENSCAEMASVLTCEISSLLTEPRYVGEYCSLRDLDLSHNHLTDSGLELLCDALKSPRGRLETLRLSLCGLTQRGCVSLSSVLSSKSCSLRELDLSNNDLESSGVQRLSDGLGSPNCILETLRLSGCMIKEEGCAALASALSINPSHLRELDLSYNTPGDLGVTPLSAGLDNPEWKLEILRVDHCGEIKFLPGLRKYACELTLDPNTANKTLNLSEGDRQVTNVRQEQPYPDHPDRFQFRYQVLCTTGLTGRCYWEVQLKGEVSVGVSYRGINRKGRDYDSLLGWNDRSWSFICKSLTAIHNRKRTVVSAASAHGSHRVAVYLDWPAGILSFYNVSSNTLTHLHTFHCAFTEPLYPAFRVLGTYSYALIVSDGVQISYDGDK; encoded by the exons ATGGCGTCACATGTGGAGCTCCTCTTTGGAGTCCTGCAGGATTTGGGGAACGACGAGCTCAAACAGTTACAGTGGTTCCTGAGGCAGCCTGGCATCGTAGATGGCTTCCCAGCGATCCCGAAGAGCGAGCTGCaggaggcagacagacaggacacGGTGGATCTGATGATGCAGACTTACGGCCTCCCTGCCGCTCTGCACATCACAGCGGAGGTCCTGAAGAAGATCAGCAGAAATGATTTAGTGGAGCATTTATCCAAAAGTGCATCTGAACCCAACA atgtTGTTGCTGACGTGAGAAAGACGTCAGAGAACACAGGAACTTCTGAGCAGCTCACAGTTCATCTTCTCCCTCAAACATCAGCCACCCAGGCTAAAG ATTTGTTGGTGCAAAGACCGAAACCCCCGAGACACATCACATTTTACCAACGCATGCTGCAGTCAAACCTCCAGAACAAGTTTATGTGTACACGAGAGGGGTTGGAAAAGCAGTGGGATAAGAAACTCGTGAAtgagatctacacagagctctacatcataGACTGGAATGATGTAGATGTTAACAGGCAGCATGAAGTCAGACATATTGAGATGACATCAAGAAAAccaggaggagctgagagagcCATCCAGCACAATGACATTTTCCAACACCACTCTGGAGAAAACATACCTGTAAGAACTGTCCTGACCAATGGGATTGCGGGAATCGGTAAAACGTTCCTAGTTTCTAAGTTCATCCTAGACTGGGCTGAAGGACGAGCCAATCAAAACGTGCACCTCATATTCCCCTTCACCTTCCGCCAGCTGAATTTACTGAGCGGGAGAAGGTTTCGTTTAGCAGAGCTCGTTCACACCTGTATCAGGGAAAGTCGAGATATCACAGAGGAGGCTCTGAACGACATCTTTACAAACCTTCAGGCTTCAGGAAACACCAACTATGGCAAAAGTACATTTAAACTTCTCTTTGTGCTCGATGGGCTGGATGAAAGTCGTCTGCAGCTCGACTTCAGTGAGCAGGTAGAACGTGCAGTGGATGAGCCGCTGTTGGTGAATGAACTGCTGGCAAACCTCATCAAAGGGAAGTTTCTCCCGTCTGCTCGCCTCTGGATAACCACACGACCCGCGGcggccaatcagatccctccggATTCTGTCGACATCATGACAGAGGTAAGAGGGTTCACTGACActcagaaggaggagtacttcaggaagagattCAGCGACGAGGAGCAGGCAACaagaatcatctcccacatcaagacgtCACgcagcctccacatcatgtgccacatccctgTTTTCTGCTGGATCACCGCTAcagtttttaagaaaatgtttggagAAGACGAGAGCAGAGAAATCCCTCAAACTCTGACGGAGATGTACATCAAGTTCCTTATGTTTCAGATCAAGCAGACGGAACAGAAGTACGACAAAGGTAGAAACTTCAAAGTCATCCATTCACTTGCAAAGCTCGCCTTCCACGAGTTACAGAGAGGACATTTGATCTTCTATGAATCCGACTTGAGAAGCAGCGGTATTTGTTCCAATGAAGCGTCGGTGTACTCCggtgtgttcacacagatctttaaagaagaagacaggCTGAACGAAGATAAGATGTTCTGCTTTGTGCATCTGAGCATTCATGAGTTTTTGGCAGCCGTTTTCGTCGTCCTCTCAGTCATCAATAACAAGAAAGATGTGATGGCTCAACCACAAACACCCCTGCAAACACTGCAGATGGTTTTCAGGAAATCAACCATCACCAAGGTCTGTATGAAAGCTGTGGACAAGGCCTTGCAGAGTCccaatggacacctggacttgttcctaCGCTTCCTCCTTGGTCTTTCGTTGCAGTCGAATCAGGATCTTTTACAGGGTTTGCTGAAAGAAGGAGAACGCAGTGCAGACACGCAGAAGAAACTAGTAGCATACATCAAAGAGAAGATCAGGGAGAACTCTTCTCCGGAAAGATGCATTAACCTTTTCCACTGTCTGAGTGAGCTGAAGGACAGCTCGCTGGTCGAGGAGGTCCGACATTACCTGAGAACAGACAGTCTCTCCACTGCACTCCTTTCTCCCGCTCAGTGGTCAGCCCTGGTCTATTTGTTACTGTCTTCTGATGAAGACCTTGatgtgtttgacctgaagaaatactccaGATCAGAGGAGGTTCTTCTGAGAATGTTGCCGCTGGTCAAAGCTTCAACGACTGCTCT actggATCAATGTAAGTTCTCTCAGCGGTCTTGTGAAGCTCTGGCTTCAGTTCTCAGGTCCTCTGGAAGTCTGAAGAACCTGGACCTGAGttacaacaacctgcaggatggAGGTGTGGTGTTCCTCTGTGCTGGACTGAAGAGTCCACACTGTAAGCTGGAAAATCTAAA GTTGGCATACTGTGTGTTGGAGGAGAACAGCTGTGCTGAGATGGCCTCGGTCCTGACCTGTGAGAT ATCTTCTTTGCTAACGGAGCCCCGCTATGTGGGGGAATACTGCAGTCTGAGGGACCTGGACCTGAGTCACAACCACCTGACGGATTCTGGACTAGAGTTGCTCTGTGATGCACTGAAGAGTCCACGCGGTAGACTGGAAACTCTCAG GCTCAGTCTTTGTGGTCTGACTCAGAGAGGCTGTGTGAGCCTGAGCTCGGTTCTCAGCTCTAAGTCCTGCAGTCTGAGAGAACTGGACCTGAGTAACAACGACCTGGAGAGTTCAGGAGTGCAGCGGCTGTCTGATGGTCTGGGGAGTCCAAACTGTATCCTGGAAACACTCAG GCTGTCAGGATGTATGATCAAAGAGGAGGGCTGTGCTGCTTTGGCCTCGGCTCTGAGCATCAACCCCTCCCacctcagagagctggacctgagctacaacaCACCCGGAGACTTGGGGGTGACCCCGCTCTCTGCGGGACTGGACAACCCAGAGTGGAAATTGGAAATCCTGAG AGTCGATCACTGTGGAGAGATCAAGTTCCTGCCTGGGCTGCGAAAAT ACGCTTGTGAGCTCACACTGGACCCGAACACAGCAAACAAGACTTTAAACCTGTCTGAAGGGGACCGACAGGTGACAAATGTGAGACAGGAGCAGCCGTATCCGGATCACCCGGACAGGTTTCAGTTCAGGTACCAGGTCCTGTGTACGACTGGTCTGACCGggcgctgttactgggaggtgcAGTTGAAAGGAGAAGTTTCTGTGGGAGTCTCTTACAGAGGCATCAACAGGAAAGGAAGGGATTACGACTCTCTGCTCGGGTGGAACGATCGGTCCTGGAGCTTCATCTGCAAAAGTCTCACCGCCATACACAACAGGAAGCGTACGGTCGTGTCTGCTGCGTCGGCCCACGGCTCCCACAGAGTGGCGGTGTATCTTGACTGGCCTGCTGGGATTCTATCCTTCTACAATGTCTCCTCTAACACCCTGACACACCTCCACACCTTCCACTGCGCCTTCACTGAGCCTCTCTACCCTGCTTTTAGGGTTCTTGGTACGTATTCATACGCGTTAATTGTGAGTGACGGTGTTCAGATATCGTATGATGGAGACAAATGA